The following is a genomic window from Solidesulfovibrio sp..
GCAGATGTTCGGCGACGACAAGAACGCCCTGGGCAAGATCCTGTCCATCGACGACAACCTCTACACCGTGGTCGGCGTCCTGGGCGGCGTGCGCGCCGGCGACCGCAGCCAGTTCGTGTTCCTGCCCATCACCACCGCCCGGGCGCGCGTGGTGGGCATTTCCATGCCGTACAGCGCCTACGTGCGCTGCGCCACCTGGGACGACGTCGCCCCGGTGGCCAAGGCCGTGCCCGGCGTGGTCAAGGCCAACCAGCCCGACCGGGGGCTGCGGGTCAACGTGGCCTGGGAGCCGCTTAAGCAGGTGCAGCGCATCTTCTGGTGGGTGGAGCTTTTCATCTACAGTTCCATCGTGGCCACCATGATCCTCGGCGGTTTCGGCATCTGGAACATCATGATGGCCACGGTGACCAGCCGGACCCGGGAAATCGGCCTCAAAAAGGCCATGGGCGCGCTGGATACCGACATCCTGTACCAGTTCCTGTTCGAGGCCCTGTGCGTGACCCTGTCCTCCTCGGTCCTGGGCGTGATCCTCGGCCGGGTGGGCATCGCCTACATGAGCCGCATGCTCGGTTCGAGCCCGCCCGAGGGCCTGTTTGTCTTCTGCCTGTTCCTGGGCCTGATTTTCGCGGCGGTGCTCGGCATCGGCGCCGGACTGTATCCCTCCATCCGGGCCAGCCGGATGCAGGTCGTGGATGCCATGCGCTATGAGTAACCAGGCCGCCGCTTTCGACGACAACGAGCTTGTCATCGACATCAACAAGCTGACCAAGACCTATAATAGCGGGCTGGATCCGATCAAGGTGCTCAAGGACGTCAACCTGCACGTGCGCCGGGGCGAGATGGTGGCGGTCATGGGGCCTTCGGGGTCGGGCAAGTCCACGCTTCTTTTCATCCTGGGGCTGTTCCAGCCGCCGTCCACCGGGGGCTACAAGGTGGCCGGGGTGGACGTGCTGTCGCTGTCGCGCGACCAGCAGGCGATCTTTCGCCGGGAGATGCTCGGTTTCGTGTTCCAGACATGCGATTTGCTGGAAAATTCCACGGTGTACGAGAACCTGGAACTGCCGCTGATCTACGCTGGCGTACGCCGCCGGGATCGGCCGGACCGCATCCGCGAGGCCCTGCGCATGGTCAATCTGGAGCACCGGGTGCACCAGCCGTCCAACCGCCTCTCGGGCGGCGAGCGCCAGCGCGTGTCCATTGCCCGGGCCCTGGTCAACGAACCGGAGTTTATTTTGGCGGACGAGCCCACCGGGCAGCTTGACCGGGAAAACAGCCTGCGTGTATTGGAGTATTTCACGAAGATCACGGAAGAAGCCCGCACGGCCATGGTCGTGGTCACCCACGACGCGATGACGGCCGAGCATTGCACGAGAAAATGCGTCCTGACGGACGGCTACCTCAACGGTTAAACGCTCGACGGGGAGGAGCGCATGGCCAGGAATTTGACCAACGGGCAGGGGGGGAAGGCGTCCGGGGGGGGCGTCCGTAATCAGGCCGCGTCCGGGGGAGTGGCCTGCGCCATGCGGGCGGCGCTGTTTTTTTTGGCGCTGACGCTGTTGGCCGCGCCGGCCGGGGCCGGCACGGCGGACCGCTATACCAAGGACAAGGTCAAGGGGGCACCCGCCGCCGCGCCGGTCGCGGCGCCGGCCGCGCCGGCCGCGCCCGAGCCGGCCGCCGCCAAGGCCATGGACGACGAACCCGCGCCGAGTTTCGCCAAGGCCGCCTCCAACATGGCCCTGGGGCCGACCACGGTGCGTTCGCCGGCCGACTTCCAGGAATGCGTGCGCGTGGCCCTGGCCCAGTCGCCGATCCTGACCAAAAGCTCCATCGAAATCGAATCCAAGCGCCTGGACGTGGGGGATGCCTATTCCCAGTACATCCCCACCATCGTACTGAGCACGACCTTCTACCTGCGCCTGCCCGAATACAAGAACACGGTCGCCTCCACCGCCTACCAGTCCGTGTTCAACAACGCCTCCTCCGATCCGACCCAGAACCTGGCCAACTCCATTTCCGCCTCCAACGCCGTCTACGCCGGCAATTCCAACAACCGCAACCGCAAGAAATACGACCTCAACTTCAATACCGGCGCCTGGAACCCGCTTTTGACCGCCTTCGAGGTGCAGGCCCGCAAGGAAATGGTCAACATCGCCGTCCTGTCCCACCTCAAGGTCATCGACCAGGGCCTGCAACGCCTGGGCACCACCTTCCTCCAGCTCGGCATGGTGGAATCCGTCATCCGGCTGGCCAAGGAGAAAGAGGACCTGGCCGTCAAGAACCTGGAATACGTCAAGACGCGCGCCGGCCTGGGCCAGGGCGCCCAGCTCGACGTGCGCATCGCCGAGACCAAGATCAACCTGGCCAAGACCGAGGGCGAGAAGATGCGGACCACCAAGTCCGTGCTCCTCGACGAAATGAAGTTCCTCATGGGCGTGCCCTTCGTCCAGAAGGTCGAACTGTCCCTGGACAACGCCTCCCGCCAGGTGCTCGAGGACTTCAACCCGGCCAACGTGTCCGACGAGTCCCTGCGCAAGCACTCCTTCCAGCTGCGCATCCACGATTACGAGAAGTCGCTGCAACGCAAGAACATCGCCCTGTCCTACATCCACTTCCTGCCGACCTTCTCCTTCGGCTTCACCTCGATCTCCACGCTCAACAGCAGCAGCAACGCCTACAAGGACGACACCTCGACCCTGCCGTTCATGTATCCGAACCTGACGCTCAACTTCCCCTTCGACTGGTGGACCAAGGGCCGCGACGTCAGCCGGCAGTACAAGAAGATGGCCCAGCTCAACGTCGAGAGCCGCAACATCGAGTTCTCGCTCATGAGCGAATTCCAGCAGTCCCTGGCCAAGCTGCGCTCGGCCAACTCCGAGGTCAAGTTCGCCGAGTCGTCGGTGGAGCTGCAAAAGCTTACGGTCCAGCAGTCCCAGTTCCGCTTCGAGTCCGGACAGGCCGAATACGACGCCATCGTCAAGAGCATGGGCGAGTTCCTCGACAGCAAGCAGAACCTGCTGCTCAAGCAGTACGATCGCGACGTGGCCATGCTGCACGTCCGGGGCATCAGTGGCGATTTTCAGGATCGCTACATCAACGCCACCGTCATGGAGAACAATTAGATGCGGGTTTTCGCCTTGTTGCTGGCGGCCGGCTTGGTGCTGGCCGCCGTTCCCGGCCCGGCCCAGGACAAGGCCGCGCCGGCGCCGGCCGCCCAGCCCGGCGCCTCGTTTCGGCCCACGGAGATCAGCTTTTCCGGCAAGCTCTACAGCCCCGTCAAACTGTCGGTCTTTTTGCCCTACAACGCCAAGATCACCGCCCTTTCCGGCCATATCGGCCAGAAGGTCAAGCGCAACGAGGTGCTCGGCACCTACGAGATTCCCCTTGAAACCCGCATGGACGAGAAGACCAAGCTCTCGCCGGCCAACATCAAGGAACTCGAACACAAGCTCGCCAATGCCGACAAGGAGATCGACCGCTTCTCGGCCAAGGCCCGCGAGTTGGAGGCCATGAGCCAGCGCAGCATGGCCTCCCAGCAGTCCATTGCCATGAACTCCAAGGAGATCGAGGTGTTCCGCAAGGAGAAGGTCGCGGTCTCCGAACAGCTCGCCCTGGCCCGGGACCTGCTCAACGACCGCGTGGAACTGGCCGAGGACCGCTTCGGCAAGGGCGCGGGCGTGGGCAAGATGCCCAAGGACGGCATCATCAAGGCCCCCATCGACGGCTTCGTCATGTGGATGAACCCGGAACTGCGAAACGGCGTCAAACTGGCCAAGGAAGCCGAACTGTTCCAGGTCGGCTCCCTGGACCCCATGATCATCCGGGCCCAGGTCCATGAAATCGAGGCCCAGAAGCTCAAGGAAGGCATGGCCGCCACGGTCACCTTCGACTCCATCCCCGGCAAGAAGTACGCCGCCTCGGTCTCGCGCATCCCCTGGGCGCCCATGCCCGCCGCCTTGCAGCAGCCCTCGTACTACGAAATCGAGCTGACCATCCCCAACCCCAATCAGGAACTCAAGGAAGGCCTCAAGGGCCAGATCGTCATCCAGCCCGAGAAATAAGCCGCGTTTGCCAGCCATGCCCGCCGCATCCCTCATCGTATCGCCCGTGGCCACGCCGGCCGAACGGGACGTGTTCATCCGTTTCGCCTGGGAGGTCTACCGCGACGACCCGCTCTGGGTGCCGCCGCTGATCCCCATGCAGCGCGAGTTTCTCGATCCGCAAAAGGGGCCGTTTTTCGAGTTCGGCCAGGCGCGGTATTTCCTGGCCCGGCGCGACGGCCGCGTCGTCGGGCGCATAAGCGCCCACGTCAATGGGCTCTACGAGAAACACCACGACAACGAGACGGGCTTTTTCGGCTTTTTCGAGTGCGAGAACAGCCGCGAAACCGCCCACGCCCTGTTCGACGCCGCCGCCGACTGGGTGCGCGGCCACGGCAAGACCAAGCTGCACGGCCCCCTGTCCTTTTCCATCTACGACGAGGTCGGCCTGCTCGTGGCGGGCTTCGACAGCCCGCCCTGCATGATGCACACCCACAATCCGCCCTATTACGAGGACCTCGTCACCTCCTGGGGCTTTGCCAAGACCTACGACTGGTACGCCTACAAGATCGGCTGGAAGCCGGGCCTGGACGCCAAGAAAATGGCCAAGATGCGCGATGCCATCCTCAAGCGGCAAAACTGCGCGATCCTGCCCATCGAGCGCAAGGACTTCGCCAAGCGCGGCCCGCAGATAAAAGAGCTCTTCAACGACATCTGGAGCAAGAACTGGGGGCACATTCCGCTCACCGACCGCCAGTTCCGGGACATCTTCGTCACCTTGCAGCCGCTGGTGCGCCCCGACCTCGAAAGCATGATCCTCGACGGCGACGACATCGTGGCCTTTTCCGTGGTCTCGCCGGACATGAACCGGTCGGTGAAAAAGTTCAACGGCAAGTTCGGCTGGTGGCAAAAGCTCCGACTGCTCTACGACTGCCGGGTGCGGCCCCTGACCCATTGCCGGGCCATCATCATGGGCGTGGCCAAGAGCCATCAGTGGAAGCGGCTCCACCACGCCATCATCCTCAATATCATGGTCAATTTCCTGGAGAACCACCCCAGGATGGACTACTGCGACTGTTCGCTGATCCCGGAATCCCTGGAGCAGTGGAACAAGACCCTGTGCGACTACGGCGGCGAGCGCTACAAGGTCTTCCGCCTCTATGACCGCGTCATCTGACGGTCCGGCGACGGGCCAGGACTGGCTTTTCGTCGCGTTTTGCTCCGTCGCCGTCTTCGCCGTGGCCCATCGCCTGGGCCTGGCCTCGCCCTACGTGGTCAACGACGACGTGCGCCAGCAGATCTACTGGATGGCCCGCTTTCTCGACCCCGCCCTGTACCCGCCCGACCTGCTCGGCGACTACGCCGCCGCCTACGTGCCGCCGGCGCTCAAGGCGCTGTATTTCGCGGCCGCCAAGGGCTTTGGCTGCGACCCCATCCTTTTTTCCAAGCTCCTGACCGGCGGCCTGTTCGTGACCCTGGCCCTGGCCTTTTTCGGCCTGGGCGCGGCCCTGGAGGGGCGCGTCCTCGGCTATGCCTGCGCGGCCATGGCGTGCTGCCTGCCGTATTTCCTCAAGAACATCTCCGGCGGCCTGTCGCGTTCCTTTGCCCCGCCGCTGTTGGCGCTTTTTTTTCTGGCCTGGCTGCGGCGCTCGGGGGGCGGCATGGCCCTGACCCTGCTGGCCCAGGCGCTTTTTATCCCCTACATCGCCGTGCTGAGCGCTTTTTGCGCCTGTCTGGACGCCTTTTGGTGCCGCATCGTGGATCGGCCGGCCGGGCCTTTTCCCGCCCGGCCCTGGCATGGCCTGGCCCTCGTCCTGGCCGCCGGCCTGGTCTGGTCGTTTAGCCATAGCCTCGATGCGGCCGGTTTCGGGCCGTTGGTCGGCCGGGCCGGCCTGGCCGCCGGGCCGGAATTTTCCGCCGCCGGCCGGCTGGAACTCTACCCGTTGCCCAACCCCTTTTTCGACCTGATCTACTGGCCTTTCGAGGGCATCGGCCTTTTCCTCGACATCGGGCTCGTTGCCGGCATCGCCAGCCTGGCCGTGCTGCTGCCGTTCGTCATCGTCGGCGCCCGGCGCGCCCCCTGGCCGAAACTCGCCGCCACAGCCGGCCGGCCGGCGGCCATGCTCCTGGCCGGCTCGCTGCTCCTCTACGCCCTGGCCCGCATCGTGGCGCTCAAACTCTTCGTGCCCGACCGCTACATCGCCTACACCATCAACCTGCTCTACGCCTTGTCCCTGGCCGTGGTGCTGCGCCATGCCCTGGCCAAGCCCCTGTCCGGCAAGGCCGGCCGTTTCGCCCTGTTGGCCCTGGCCCTCGGTCTCGGCTTGTGGCGCCTGTCCGGCGCCGGGCTGTACGACTACCGGGCCGACGCGCCGCTGTATGCCGCCGTGAGGGAACTGCCCAAGGAGGCGCTCGTCGCCGGCAACCCCGAACTCCTGGACACCGTGCTGACCTTCGGCCGGCGCAATGTCTTCGCCTCCTTCGAACTGGCCCATCCCTGGAGTGTCGGCTACTGGGAGCGGTACTTCCCGCGTCTGGCCCACCAGATCGATGCCTATTACGCCAAGGACCCGCTGGCTGTGCTGGAATTCGCCAGGGCCTACGGCGTCAGCCACATGGTGGTACGCGAGGCCGACCTGACGGCCGCGGCCATCGCCAAGGGGCCGCTTTTCGCGCCGTTTACCGCCCGCATCAAGGCCCTGGCCGATCGGCCCGGTGATTTCGCCCTTCTCGACGCGGCTGTTTTCCCCTATACCAGCCCCGAACCCGGCCTGCGCCTGGTGGACCTTCGGCCGCTTCTGGAAAAGCTGCCCCCCGCCGCGCCATGAGGGCCGCCATGCGCCCGAAACCGCGTCGCGAAAGGTTGAACGCCATGACGGACATGCTCTCCATCATCATTCCGCTTTACAACGAGCAGGACAACATCGAGCCGCTTTTCGGCAAGCTCGACGCCGTGCTGCCGAGCCTCGGCAATCCCTACGAGATCATCCTCGTCAACGACGGCTCCACCGACGACACGCGCGGACGCCTCGACGCCGTGGCTGAGCGCGACGAGCGGGTGCGCGTGGTCCACCTGCGCCGCAATTTCGGCCAGACCGCGGCCATGATGGCCGGCATCGACCTGGCCCGGGGCGACATCCTCATTCCCATGGACGGGGACCTGCAAAACGACCCGGCCGACATCCCGCGCCTGCTGTCCAAGCTCGACGAGGGCTACGACGTGGTTTCGGGCTGGCGCAAGGACCGCAAGGACAACCCCATCAAGCGCAATTTCCCCAGCCGCGTGGCCAACGGGCTCATCTCCGCCATCTCCGGCGTGCGCCTGCACGACTACGGCTGTTCGCTCAAGGCCTACCGCCGCGAGATCATCAAGGGGGTCAAGCTCTACGGCGAGATGCACCGCTTCATCCCCATCCACGCCGCCTGGCAGGGCGCCCGGGTCACCGAGGTCGGCGTCACCCACCATCCCCGCATCCACGGCCAGTCCAAGTACGGCATCGAGCGCACGATCAAGGTCATCCTCGACCTCATGACCGTCAAGTTCCTCGATAAATACGCCCAGAAGCCCATGTACCTCTTCGGCGGCTTCGGCCTGGCCAGCATCGCCGCCTCGGCCGGTTTTTTCCTGTTCATGCTCTATTGCAAGTTTTTCCTGGGCAAGAGCTTCATCGAAACGCCCCTGCCCCTGGCCGTGGTCATGTTCATGCTCATCGGCATCATGGCCATCTTCATGGGGCTTATCGCCGAGATCCTCATGCGCACCTACCACGAGTCCCAGGACAAGCCGACCTACATCGTGGACTGCACGCGCAACTGCAAGGAGCCCTAGCCCGTGTGCGGCATCTGCGGCTTCGCCGGCGCCGGGGACGCCGCCGCCCTGGCCGCCATGAACGCCCGCCTGTCCCGGCGCGGCCCGGACGGGGAGGGCGTTTTCCACGACGCCCCGGCCGGCGTCCACCTGGCCCACCGCCGCCTGGCCATCATCGACCTGGAAGGCGGCCGCCAGCCCATGGCCACCGCCGATGGCGACTTGGTCGTCAGCTACAACGGCGAGGTCTACAACCACGCAAGCCTGCGCCGGGAGCTCGAAGCCAAGGGCCACCGCTTCCTTTCCGACCACAGCGACACGGAAGTGCTCCTGCACGGCTGGCGGGAGTGGGGCGAGGCGCTGCCCGGCAGGCTCAACGGCATGTGGGCCTTCGCCCTTTACGACAAACCCCGGGGCCTGCTGTTCTGCTCCCGGGACCGTTTCGGCAAGAAGCCTTTTTTCTATGCCGCCCGGCCCGGCTTTTTCGCCTTCGCCTCGGAGCTTGCGGCCCTGATCGCCCATCCGCGCCTGGCCGACGCCTCCCTCTCGCGTCCGGCCCTGCGCAAGTATTTCGCCTACGGCTTCATTCCCGCGCCCAACGCCCTCTACGACGGCACGCACAAGCTGCCCGGCGGCGAGAACCTCCTCGTGAACGTGGCCACGGGCGCCGTCCGCCGGCGGCGTTGGTGGTCGTTTTGCCTGGAGCCCACGGCCGATCTGCCCGCCGACGCCGAGAAAAAATGGGGCGACCGCCTTCTGGAACTCCTCGACGCGGCCGTTTGCCGCCGGCTCATGAGCGACGTGCCGCTGGGCGTTTTTCTCTCCGGCGGGGTCGATTCCTCGGCCGTAACCGCCCTGGCCGCCCGCCACGCCCCGGACGTGGCCGCCTTTTCCATCGGCTTCACCGACCCGGCCTTCGACGAATCGGCCAAGGCCCGGGAGGCCGCCGCCGCCCTCGGCGTGGCCCACACGGTCACGACTTTGACCCTGGACGAGGCCTTGGCCTTGATGCCCGACATCGTCGGCCGCCTGGACGAGCCCATGGGCGACGTGTCGCTTGTGCCCACGGCGCTGCTGTGCCGGGAGACGCGCCGGCACGTCACCGTGGCCCTGGGCGGCGACGGCGCGGACGAACTGTTCGCCGGCTACGATCCCTTCAAGGCCCTTCGGGCGGCCGAAGCCTATGCCCGACTGGCGCCCAGGCCCCTACACCGGGCCTTGTGCCTGCTGGCCGCCCGGCTGCCCGTGGGCCACGGCTACATGGCCGCGAGCTTTAAACTCAACCGCTTCCTGCGGGGGCTTTCCCACCCGGCCAGACTGTGGAATCCGGTCTGGCTCGGCCCCCTGGACCCGGCCGGCATCGCGGAACTGTTTCGCGAGCCCGTGGACCCCGAGGAACTCTACGGCGAAGCCATCGACGTCTTCGAGTCCTGCCCCTCGCGCGACCTGGTGGACAAGACCATGGAATTCTACACGCGCCTGTATATGCAGGACGACATCCTGGTCAAAACCGACCGGGCCGGCATGATGCACTCCCTGGAAGTGCGCGCCCCCTTCCTCGATATCGAGCTGGTGGATTTCGTGCGCACCATCCCCCATGCCCTGAAGTTCCGCCACGGAACCACCAAGTACATCCTGAAAAAAGCCCTGGAGCGGATACTGCCAAGGCAGGTCATCTATCGGAAGAAGCAGGGGTTCGGCGTGCCCGTGGGCCGTTGGCTGGCCGAGGGGGCCCTGGCCATGGGGGAGGCCGCCTCCCTGGAGCGGACCCTCGACGAGCGCTACATCGCTGCCCGCATCCGGGAGCACCGGGCGGGCAAGGCGGACCATCGCCTCTTTCTCTGGAACCTCTGGGTGCTGCGCCACATGAACCTGGCGGGGGCCTGACATGGATCGCGACCTTTTCGGCTACCTCGCCCTGGGCCGCTTGCGACGCCTGGCCGGCGACGAGCGTTTTGCCAAATGGGGCCGGCTGGTGCCGCATTGCCGGTTGCGCGTCCCCGAGGAACCGGACCCCTGGGCCATGGCCCAAAGCGCCGCCGCCGAACTGGCCCGCCGTGGCCGGGAGGTGGCCGGCGCGAGGATACTCGTCGCGGGTTGCGGCCCGTCCAACGGCCTGGGCTATGCTCTGGCGGCCATGGGCGCGGCGTTTGTCGTCTGCCAGGACGACACCGCCGCCTTTGACGTGGGCCGCGACGCCAAAGACCTGGCCGCCCTGGCCACGCGCTTCCCCGCAGTCAAGTTTTCCATCGTCAAGCGAGCTGCCCGACTGGGGAAACTTGCCGACGCCTCTTTCGATGCCGCCCTGTCGGCCACGGCCGCCGCGGACGACCCGACCGTCCGCGTGGCCGCCCTGCGCCGGCTGCTCGCCCCGGGCGGGCTGGTCGTGCACTGGGCGGATTTCCACGCCCCCTTCCTGCGCTACCCCTACCATCGGCTGCTTTTCCCCCGGGCGCCGGGGAGGTGGTCGCCCGTGCGCCACGACACCGGCCCCTGGCGCTGCGACGACCACATCGCCGCCCTGACCGGCGCCGGCTTCGACGTGGACGTGGCCGCCTACGCTACCGACGCCGAGACCTTCGCCGCCGTGGCCGACCGCCTGCACCCCGACTACGCCGACCGCGACCCGGCACTGCTCGCCGTCACACGAGCCACGCTCGTGGGATGCCTCCGGCGGCCCGGGGAGGCTTTGCCTCCCCGGGACCCCTCCACCGGGGGGGATAATCCCCCCCGGACCCCCTTGACGGGTGAAGGCGAGGGGACGCGATGACGACGCAACCCCCCTTGGAAAGTTTTGGGGAGGAGAGAGCGCGAGAGAGGAGCCCTTTTTCCCCAAAAGGGTCCCTCCCTCGCATTCTCCTGCTCAACTACGAATATCCGCCCCTGGGCGGCGGGGCGGGCAATGCCACGGCCAACCTGGCCCGGGAGCTGGCCGGCCTTGGCCACGGGGTACGCGTGGTCACGGCCGCTTTCGGCGACCTGCCGCGCCGGGAGCGCGTGGACGGCTTCGAGGTCCGGCGCATCCCGGCCGTGCGGCGCCACGTCGACCACTGCTCGCCCCTGGAGATGCTGTCGTTTTTGGCCAGTGCCATGGTCGCCCTGCCGGTCCTGGCCCGCTCCTGGCGGCCCGACGCCTGCATCGCTTTTTTCGGCATCCCCTGCGGTCCGGCGGCCTGGCTGCTCAAGGTCCTTTGCGGCGTGCCCTACGTCGTCTCCCTGCGCGGCGGCGACGTGCCGGGCTTCCAGCCCTACGACCTGGCCGCCTACCACCGCCTGACCGCGCCGCTGATCCGCTTTCTCTGGAACCAGGCCGCCCATGTCGTGGCCAACAGCCGTGGCTTGGCCGCGCTGGCCGCGAAATCCGCCGGCGCCACGCCCATCCTGCTCATCCCCAACGGCGTGGACGCCGCGCGTTTCACCCCGGCCGAGGAAGCCTCCCGGGAAGGCCCGGTGCGGTTCGTCTTCGTCGGCCGGCTGGTGCGGCAAAAAGGCTTGGATGTCCTGCTCGAAGCCCTGTCGCGGTTGCCGCGCCAAGCCTGCTTCGAGGTCGCCATCATCGGCGACGGGCCGCTCAAAGCGGATTTGACCGCCATGGCCGCCCGCCTGGGCCTGGCCGAGGTCGTGCGTTTCCTCGGTTGGGTGTCCCGGGCCGACATGCCCGAGGCGCTGCGCCGGGCCGACGCCTTCGTCTTTCCCTCGCGCGACGAGGGCATGCCCAACGCCGTGCTCGAAGCCATGGCCTCGGGCCTGGCCGTGGCCGCCACGGCCATCGCCGGCAACGAGGAACTCGTGGAGGACGGGCGCACGGGCTTCCTCGTCCCGCCCGAGGACGTGGCCGCCCTGGCCGAGGTGCTCACGCGCTTGGCCGGGGACCGTAACCTGTGCTGGCGGTTGGGCCG
Proteins encoded in this region:
- a CDS encoding ABC transporter permease; this encodes MAIGKRKKITVAELDRIRRRGSGPMRYFDLVRVSVREVVRKRRRYIGVLASIALGMAGFIVIITMGNDLKKNFNNDLDLLGGATIMNVMFEQLPLERQEWFRERTLEALGRLPGVTDITKVALKTSALTTWQDRLFGFNLVGCEANYWRVFSFNAAAGRLFDERDVEEGARVCVVGADLARQMFGDDKNALGKILSIDDNLYTVVGVLGGVRAGDRSQFVFLPITTARARVVGISMPYSAYVRCATWDDVAPVAKAVPGVVKANQPDRGLRVNVAWEPLKQVQRIFWWVELFIYSSIVATMILGGFGIWNIMMATVTSRTREIGLKKAMGALDTDILYQFLFEALCVTLSSSVLGVILGRVGIAYMSRMLGSSPPEGLFVFCLFLGLIFAAVLGIGAGLYPSIRASRMQVVDAMRYE
- a CDS encoding ABC transporter ATP-binding protein, giving the protein MSNQAAAFDDNELVIDINKLTKTYNSGLDPIKVLKDVNLHVRRGEMVAVMGPSGSGKSTLLFILGLFQPPSTGGYKVAGVDVLSLSRDQQAIFRREMLGFVFQTCDLLENSTVYENLELPLIYAGVRRRDRPDRIREALRMVNLEHRVHQPSNRLSGGERQRVSIARALVNEPEFILADEPTGQLDRENSLRVLEYFTKITEEARTAMVVVTHDAMTAEHCTRKCVLTDGYLNG
- a CDS encoding TolC family protein: MRAALFFLALTLLAAPAGAGTADRYTKDKVKGAPAAAPVAAPAAPAAPEPAAAKAMDDEPAPSFAKAASNMALGPTTVRSPADFQECVRVALAQSPILTKSSIEIESKRLDVGDAYSQYIPTIVLSTTFYLRLPEYKNTVASTAYQSVFNNASSDPTQNLANSISASNAVYAGNSNNRNRKKYDLNFNTGAWNPLLTAFEVQARKEMVNIAVLSHLKVIDQGLQRLGTTFLQLGMVESVIRLAKEKEDLAVKNLEYVKTRAGLGQGAQLDVRIAETKINLAKTEGEKMRTTKSVLLDEMKFLMGVPFVQKVELSLDNASRQVLEDFNPANVSDESLRKHSFQLRIHDYEKSLQRKNIALSYIHFLPTFSFGFTSISTLNSSSNAYKDDTSTLPFMYPNLTLNFPFDWWTKGRDVSRQYKKMAQLNVESRNIEFSLMSEFQQSLAKLRSANSEVKFAESSVELQKLTVQQSQFRFESGQAEYDAIVKSMGEFLDSKQNLLLKQYDRDVAMLHVRGISGDFQDRYINATVMENN
- a CDS encoding efflux RND transporter periplasmic adaptor subunit, with the protein product MRVFALLLAAGLVLAAVPGPAQDKAAPAPAAQPGASFRPTEISFSGKLYSPVKLSVFLPYNAKITALSGHIGQKVKRNEVLGTYEIPLETRMDEKTKLSPANIKELEHKLANADKEIDRFSAKARELEAMSQRSMASQQSIAMNSKEIEVFRKEKVAVSEQLALARDLLNDRVELAEDRFGKGAGVGKMPKDGIIKAPIDGFVMWMNPELRNGVKLAKEAELFQVGSLDPMIIRAQVHEIEAQKLKEGMAATVTFDSIPGKKYAASVSRIPWAPMPAALQQPSYYEIELTIPNPNQELKEGLKGQIVIQPEK
- a CDS encoding glycosyltransferase family 2 protein, with product MTDMLSIIIPLYNEQDNIEPLFGKLDAVLPSLGNPYEIILVNDGSTDDTRGRLDAVAERDERVRVVHLRRNFGQTAAMMAGIDLARGDILIPMDGDLQNDPADIPRLLSKLDEGYDVVSGWRKDRKDNPIKRNFPSRVANGLISAISGVRLHDYGCSLKAYRREIIKGVKLYGEMHRFIPIHAAWQGARVTEVGVTHHPRIHGQSKYGIERTIKVILDLMTVKFLDKYAQKPMYLFGGFGLASIAASAGFFLFMLYCKFFLGKSFIETPLPLAVVMFMLIGIMAIFMGLIAEILMRTYHESQDKPTYIVDCTRNCKEP
- the asnB gene encoding asparagine synthase (glutamine-hydrolyzing) codes for the protein MCGICGFAGAGDAAALAAMNARLSRRGPDGEGVFHDAPAGVHLAHRRLAIIDLEGGRQPMATADGDLVVSYNGEVYNHASLRRELEAKGHRFLSDHSDTEVLLHGWREWGEALPGRLNGMWAFALYDKPRGLLFCSRDRFGKKPFFYAARPGFFAFASELAALIAHPRLADASLSRPALRKYFAYGFIPAPNALYDGTHKLPGGENLLVNVATGAVRRRRWWSFCLEPTADLPADAEKKWGDRLLELLDAAVCRRLMSDVPLGVFLSGGVDSSAVTALAARHAPDVAAFSIGFTDPAFDESAKAREAAAALGVAHTVTTLTLDEALALMPDIVGRLDEPMGDVSLVPTALLCRETRRHVTVALGGDGADELFAGYDPFKALRAAEAYARLAPRPLHRALCLLAARLPVGHGYMAASFKLNRFLRGLSHPARLWNPVWLGPLDPAGIAELFREPVDPEELYGEAIDVFESCPSRDLVDKTMEFYTRLYMQDDILVKTDRAGMMHSLEVRAPFLDIELVDFVRTIPHALKFRHGTTKYILKKALERILPRQVIYRKKQGFGVPVGRWLAEGALAMGEAASLERTLDERYIAARIREHRAGKADHRLFLWNLWVLRHMNLAGA
- a CDS encoding methyltransferase type 11; the protein is MDRDLFGYLALGRLRRLAGDERFAKWGRLVPHCRLRVPEEPDPWAMAQSAAAELARRGREVAGARILVAGCGPSNGLGYALAAMGAAFVVCQDDTAAFDVGRDAKDLAALATRFPAVKFSIVKRAARLGKLADASFDAALSATAAADDPTVRVAALRRLLAPGGLVVHWADFHAPFLRYPYHRLLFPRAPGRWSPVRHDTGPWRCDDHIAALTGAGFDVDVAAYATDAETFAAVADRLHPDYADRDPALLAVTRATLVGCLRRPGEALPPRDPSTGGDNPPRTPLTGEGEGTR
- a CDS encoding glycosyltransferase family 4 protein, whose protein sequence is MTTQPPLESFGEERARERSPFSPKGSLPRILLLNYEYPPLGGGAGNATANLARELAGLGHGVRVVTAAFGDLPRRERVDGFEVRRIPAVRRHVDHCSPLEMLSFLASAMVALPVLARSWRPDACIAFFGIPCGPAAWLLKVLCGVPYVVSLRGGDVPGFQPYDLAAYHRLTAPLIRFLWNQAAHVVANSRGLAALAAKSAGATPILLIPNGVDAARFTPAEEASREGPVRFVFVGRLVRQKGLDVLLEALSRLPRQACFEVAIIGDGPLKADLTAMAARLGLAEVVRFLGWVSRADMPEALRRADAFVFPSRDEGMPNAVLEAMASGLAVAATAIAGNEELVEDGRTGFLVPPEDVAALAEVLTRLAGDRNLCWRLGRAGREKVVRDYSWRAVAEAYAALCRPAVR